The genome window aaccctgttcctggagaactactgtCCTGTAGGATTTCAGTCCAACcttaatctagcacacctgattctaataattagctcagggatgggcaactggcggtcCACAGACCCCTTTTTTACTGGTGAGATCTAGAATAGtggaatacacaaggtgcaattttgaaatttggttgtatattagcagttttcctcttgtcatgttagtcactTACAATCACTCAATTAGCCTATGTCAGCTAACCATTTTTGAGATTGGTAAATTTATTTAACCAGCTacctaaacttgtagtaatcatcgTCAAATTGCTGAATGGGGAAGGGGGGGGTCACTCTCGCTTAGATATCATACTGACACGCAAACATttgtctccaccccatggcaaaatcagTAGAATTGCAGCTAACTTGCTTTAaatctgcaaaatgttctctattccccatggcaaaatgttgcttagggccggctctgactgcatgtgtgagtgtaaatgtgggtacgcagaccggCGAGCCACTGCAGACCCTGATAATGAGTTCATATTTTTGtggcccccatcaaagttgcccatccctgaaagctgaatcaggttagttacaactgggattagagacagaacctacaggagggtagctctccaggaacagggttggagacagaacctacaggagggtagctctccaggaacagggttggagacagaacctacaggagggtagctctccaggaacagggttggagacagaacctacaggagggtagctctccaggaacagggttggagacagaacctacaggagggtagctctccaggaacagggttggaaagcccTGCTATAGAAGGCAAAGGAAGAATTACTCAATAGATCCGCATGGCATTTCTAAATACCAGTAATGTATATTGGCAAGCAACAACTTTCAGCAAAGACCCTGCCTTTTGAGCCCTGCCCAGGCAAGACATAACATATTCAAGCCAGAAGGGCAACTGGTGTATTTTTGACTGTGGTGTAATGTACCGTAGATGATTCCAGTTGTACCTGTGGGTATCTGACTGAACCTTTGGTACATGTTTTATCACAGAGACATCAGAAAGCCTGATGACGGTGAGACTGTTGAGGCTGTGGTTGTTTCCAGGTTAGTTAAAATACCTCTATTACATCTTTATACTCTACTCTGTCCTGGATCAGTTTGCCTTGCTTATCCTTTCAGTCATGGTCATCATGATCTCACTTTTAGTGACCAAGGAGGTgagccaggagaggagaacaggcaGCCCATGGACAATGAAGAGACAGGCGCTGACACCCCTCTGCTGAATGGAGATGCCAGGTAAACTGTACCACATGACTAATCACCTGGCAGTCCTCTGTAATGTAGGCTATGGATATGGAGAACATTTGTATCCTTCCCAATCGAGATCCTTAAATCCTTATCAATGTAATAATCTCCCCTTTAGCGACCAAGGAGAGGAAGGCGTTCTAGGAATGGAGGATGGAAAACCGTCAGACAATGACAGAGCAGACACTGAAACCTGTCAGAAGACACATGCTGATTCCCCTCCACTGAATGTACCCAAGGTTGTCAGGTAAATTCTCCACATGAGGACTCCTTTGGTAAATCTTCATTATCTGTTGAATGAATTCTCATTTCTCCCTTCAAAATTGATCCCATGGACCATGTTAGTCTCTGCCTCTATGGAGGACAGTGTTGTTTGTGCTGGATCAAGAGTTTTAATCCTGATGATAGCCCTGTTATTGCTCCCACAGGATTAACAGCCAGACTGATGACCCACAGCTTCTGGGTCAACCTCAGAGCAATGGACGCGTGTCATATAGAAGGTGAGAATGTGTAtttgtgtcacggctgtcaaaggagcagaccaaagtgcagcgtggttgttgttccacattttcttaaatccgtgaaactttgcaaaacataaataaatgaaatttacaaaacaacaaaccgtgacgcagagagaaacaaacactactcaaaatataataacccacaaaaaccagcaagaaaaacccctacttaaatatgatctccaatcagagataacgaggaccagctgcctccaattggagatcaacccaaacaaccccaacatagaaatagaaaaactggaACTTAACAtacaaatagaaaacatagaaaaacacaaaacaccccctgtcacgccctgacctactctactatcgaaaatgacatcttacttgggtcaggacatgacaatttGTCTGTGTGTAAGGAGGTTAAGTAactggtggtagtggtagaggaggTTAAGTaactggttgaggtcatgtttcCTGATCCAGTCTGTATCTTACTCCACAGGGAATCACACCTGACTGATGGGGCTCCAGGTCAGGGTGCTGGTGAGACTTCACCCCTCCTCTGCAGGTGACTCActcctctgtcatttaggtcatgaACATGTAGACCATGTGTACCCCTCTCCAACAGATCCTTCAATTCTTACCCATGTAATAATCACCCTTAGAAGCCCAGGAGAGGAAGGCGTGCTAGAAGGGCAGGACAGGAAGTCAGCAGACAGTGGGGGAACAGACCCTGAATCCGGTCAGAAGACACATGCTGAACCCCCTCTAGTGAATGGACACCCTGATGTCAGGTAAACTTGATTACATATTGATACATCCACAACTCATTGAGTATAATGTCACCAACCCCATTTTCCCAGGGTTCATGTTagcccagtgtttcccaaactcggtcctgggggcCCCAAGTTTTGTtttttaccctagcactacacagctgattcaaataattaaaGCTTAATTATGAGTTGATTATTTCAATCAGCTGTTGATTATTTCAATCTCTATAGGTGGCAGTATTATGGTGAATCATGAATGTTGATGTCTTATTTCTCCCACAGGGTTAACAATGAGACTAAGGAAGTGACTCCTAGTGCACAGAGTCCAGGACCTCCTCAGATGAATGGAGGACCTCCCATGTCTAACAGAGCTGCAGAGGAGACCACTGCTCTATTGGACAAACAGGCCTTGGACAAGGACCAAGTCACCAAACCTCCTGAGTTAATAGTAAGTACTGTTTATGTCCTCTGACAACTGGTGAACTGTTTGGCTTGGTATCTAAAATGATGGGACTGGTTGACTTTTAGCTCGAACATATTTGTAACTCTTGTGTTTTTCCCAAGGACAAAGGACCTAATGACATGGAGTCAAGAGGAGAACTGTAACAAGCGGTGGACGTTTGTATAACAAAAGAGTACCTAACGCCATATAATAAGATACAgtaatactgtatataatatacaTATTATAAGATACACATTTGTGACTTGCTTCATCATAATCAGTCATGTCAACCCCAAAACACATTCTGAAAAG of Salmo trutta chromosome 1, fSalTru1.1, whole genome shotgun sequence contains these proteins:
- the LOC115204391 gene encoding uncharacterized protein LOC115204391 — encoded protein: MIPNGVNSTTDDTSTWLAELCQHKNTTHAPNVIDVSYSCITLLECVNVDHTAISNVTEHWTRIVVSGASDEPKKPLEKEPDSQNTIADDVKQDVDNENPNHENTHTWLFPVGIVVAVVLVIAVLFCVFKPWRDKQCHQGHRDVEEGQGNPEPNSIPLMQNEQRESRDIRKPDDGETVEAVVVSSDQGGEPGEENRQPMDNEETGADTPLLNGDASDQGEEGVLGMEDGKPSDNDRADTETCQKTHADSPPLNVPKVVRINSQTDDPQLLGQPQSNGRVSYRRESHLTDGAPGQGAGETSPLLCRSPGEEGVLEGQDRKSADSGGTDPESGQKTHAEPPLVNGHPDVRVNNETKEVTPSAQSPGPPQMNGGPPMSNRAAEETTALLDKQALDKDQVTKPPELIDKGPNDMESRGEL